A portion of the Stigmatella aurantiaca DW4/3-1 genome contains these proteins:
- a CDS encoding (2Fe-2S)-binding protein yields MTHPKQPLPDEQANSADQTPDALDGSTRREFIATATVGSALLLEACRHTSPAAEGADRLTVPSEMEISLQVNGQPQMLKVDPRTSLLDALRERMGLTGTKKGCDHGQCGACTVLVDGRRELSCLSLAVMQQGTKIQTVEGLADGDTLHPLQQSFIEQDALQCGYCTPGQIMSAAGLLSEPCGASDADVREAMSGNLCRCSAYPNIIAAIQQVRRLPKQ; encoded by the coding sequence ATGACGCATCCGAAGCAGCCCTTGCCGGACGAACAGGCCAATTCCGCAGATCAGACACCGGATGCCCTCGATGGCAGCACCCGGCGGGAATTCATCGCCACTGCCACGGTGGGAAGCGCCTTGCTGTTGGAAGCGTGCCGTCACACCTCCCCCGCGGCCGAGGGGGCCGATCGCCTCACCGTTCCCTCGGAGATGGAGATCTCCCTTCAGGTCAACGGCCAACCCCAGATGCTGAAGGTGGACCCCCGCACCAGCCTGCTGGATGCCCTGCGCGAGCGCATGGGGCTCACCGGAACCAAGAAGGGCTGTGATCACGGCCAATGCGGTGCCTGCACGGTGCTCGTGGATGGCCGGCGCGAGCTGAGCTGCCTGTCGCTCGCCGTCATGCAGCAGGGCACGAAGATCCAGACGGTGGAGGGCCTGGCCGACGGGGACACCCTGCACCCCTTGCAACAGTCCTTTATTGAACAGGACGCCCTGCAGTGTGGCTACTGCACCCCGGGCCAGATCATGAGCGCGGCCGGGCTGCTGTCCGAGCCCTGCGGGGCCTCGGACGCGGACGTGCGTGAAGCCATGAGCGGCAACCTCTGCCGCTGCAGCGCCTACCCCAACATCATCGCCGCCATTCAGCAGGTGCGGCGGCTCCCGAAACAGTAA
- a CDS encoding TerB family tellurite resistance protein, with translation MPREQALTARKQRNAALIETMLLAAIADGSVSQREMQTLLRRVIERPEFEGTSADELNALVENSALRLSEATDLQAVLASLRSRLPDHKNRMLAFGLAAAVAFADQRATKLELGLLKTIQAALGISEDEVAQIIDIIEKGGSLSEALGEPLERLYAEVMVLVSAADGKLREAEARALVESLAADPIFQEVSPERAQGFVGEAVSALATEGLPRRLQVLAHGLTTHSQRMKAYRLATKIAHASGQASPAEQRLLELLQATFGLADDEVARLDKGSGA, from the coding sequence ATGCCTCGAGAGCAGGCCTTGACCGCCCGTAAGCAGCGGAACGCCGCACTGATCGAGACGATGTTGTTGGCGGCCATCGCCGACGGCTCCGTCTCCCAGCGGGAGATGCAGACGTTGCTCCGCCGTGTCATCGAGCGCCCGGAGTTCGAGGGAACCAGCGCCGACGAGCTCAATGCCCTGGTGGAGAACAGCGCCCTGCGGCTGTCGGAGGCGACGGACCTCCAGGCCGTGCTCGCCTCGCTGCGCTCCCGGCTGCCGGACCACAAGAACCGGATGCTGGCCTTCGGCCTGGCCGCGGCGGTGGCCTTCGCGGACCAGCGCGCCACCAAGCTGGAGCTGGGGCTGCTCAAGACGATCCAGGCCGCGCTCGGCATCTCCGAGGACGAGGTGGCGCAGATCATCGACATCATCGAGAAGGGCGGCAGCCTGTCCGAGGCGCTGGGCGAGCCGCTGGAGCGCCTGTATGCCGAGGTGATGGTGCTGGTGAGTGCCGCGGACGGCAAGCTCAGAGAGGCCGAGGCCCGGGCGCTCGTGGAGAGCCTCGCGGCGGATCCCATCTTCCAGGAGGTCAGCCCGGAGCGGGCCCAGGGGTTCGTGGGCGAGGCCGTGTCGGCGCTGGCCACCGAGGGGCTGCCCCGGCGGCTCCAGGTGCTGGCCCATGGGTTGACGACGCACTCGCAGCGGATGAAGGCCTACCGGCTGGCCACGAAGATCGCTCATGCCTCGGGCCAGGCCAGCCCCGCCGAGCAGCGTCTCCTGGAGTTGCTCCAGGCCACCTTCGGCCTGGCGGATGATGAGGTGGCGCGGCTGGACAAGGGCTCGGGGGCTTAG
- a CDS encoding choice-of-anchor D domain-containing protein gives MGQGWGWGRVLGLATVAAMAACHEPGRTRAVEAAAVVDTEALDFGEVPVGEWREREVLIRNVGYVPFSALEALALEGNPAYQVELTNGGGRVMPGESLPVKVRFHPLREGAIEERVHVATDANTGSEHTVRVMGMGAPTQVGIQPPLLDFETLEVDSDRTLTLTITNPVDLPLTVTLGGDYAATFSTDTVTIPPFSSQEVSTRYLPRELGKMGARVEVRSCEGCTPTTAELAGNSVASAFVFEPTPVPFAPIPVHERTETLARARNITWRPVTISTLNTSDVSFSTMTPLDGRAVAPGEAVEVRMEFAARASGPKVANLTVNYESDKARKTDVMLDARGGQPTLAVAPVALDFGELPVGGKVARTIRISNGGTNGNLLFRGVRADGGADQFSVNVPTRGTQTYPWAGGAWPALQAGDIPIAPGDDGLDLQVFFEPKVDGNHSATLTLISSDPFTPERTILLTARARASGPCVFELTPQPALDFGNVVPGRGAVLGFRIGNPNRAECAVKDLHISNNAGGAFFMPGGRIDGGILPYDTAFSAQVAFRPPTAGTYEGELRLTVNNPNQPTVTLPLRGVSQTSCLVAAPSFVDFGPIRYDCQTQPRKTLISNRCSQPITVTSAEIGAGTSTQFQLANPLGAPRTLAPGEGFELEVTYSRTVLGQHYSPLFLRADSEPHPFLVPLLAETNHEGIQLDQFTQGTDSQLDVLFVVSNTTTMAPYQQRLKAALPGWLEHARQAGVDVRAGVTSTGLVARGPTCGGGAQGGEAGRLFPVDGTRSRVVSSTSPTSAQTLQSNVEVGVCHNLVQGLETTRQALSSPLVDSVDDVRTPQPNDGNLGLIRDTARLAVVTLADEDDHSGFAPDSYIQFLQAMKGPGMTHRTQFYALVPTDGRCSTAGDSGERFSAVARATGGAVDSVCLGNYGPFLEGLIRRAGEPQADFPLTAEPSSTSEMTVRVQGRTLDPSLWTYDGARNVIVFKSGSVPQTGQNIQIRYRSVCQGL, from the coding sequence ATGGGTCAGGGGTGGGGCTGGGGACGGGTCCTGGGGCTGGCAACGGTGGCTGCCATGGCGGCGTGCCACGAGCCAGGACGCACGCGGGCCGTGGAAGCAGCCGCGGTGGTCGACACGGAAGCGCTCGACTTCGGAGAAGTGCCCGTGGGCGAGTGGCGGGAACGCGAAGTGCTCATCCGCAACGTGGGGTATGTGCCCTTCTCGGCCTTGGAGGCATTGGCGCTGGAAGGCAACCCCGCGTACCAGGTGGAGCTGACCAACGGCGGGGGCCGGGTGATGCCCGGCGAGTCCCTGCCAGTCAAGGTCCGCTTCCACCCGCTGCGGGAGGGGGCCATTGAAGAGCGCGTGCACGTGGCCACGGATGCCAACACGGGCAGCGAGCACACGGTGCGGGTGATGGGCATGGGCGCCCCCACGCAGGTGGGCATCCAGCCGCCCCTGCTCGACTTCGAGACGCTGGAGGTGGACAGCGACCGGACGCTGACGCTCACCATCACCAACCCGGTGGACCTGCCGCTCACGGTGACGTTGGGGGGCGACTATGCCGCCACCTTCTCCACCGACACCGTCACCATTCCTCCGTTCAGCAGCCAGGAAGTGAGCACCCGGTACCTGCCCCGCGAGTTGGGGAAGATGGGGGCCCGCGTGGAGGTGCGCTCCTGCGAGGGGTGCACGCCCACCACGGCGGAGCTTGCGGGCAACTCCGTGGCGAGCGCCTTCGTCTTCGAGCCCACGCCGGTGCCCTTTGCCCCCATCCCCGTGCACGAGCGCACGGAGACGTTGGCCCGGGCGCGCAACATCACCTGGCGCCCGGTGACCATCTCCACGCTGAACACCAGTGATGTTTCCTTCAGCACGATGACGCCGCTGGACGGCCGCGCGGTGGCGCCGGGCGAGGCGGTGGAGGTGCGGATGGAGTTCGCCGCCCGCGCCTCGGGCCCCAAGGTGGCCAACCTCACGGTGAACTACGAGTCGGACAAGGCGCGCAAGACCGACGTGATGCTGGATGCGCGCGGTGGGCAGCCCACGCTCGCGGTGGCCCCGGTGGCGCTCGACTTTGGCGAGCTGCCCGTGGGCGGCAAGGTGGCGAGGACCATCCGCATCTCCAACGGCGGCACCAACGGCAACCTGCTCTTCCGCGGCGTGCGCGCGGACGGGGGCGCGGACCAATTCAGCGTGAACGTGCCCACGCGCGGCACGCAGACCTACCCCTGGGCGGGGGGCGCCTGGCCGGCGCTCCAGGCCGGTGACATTCCCATCGCCCCGGGCGACGACGGCCTGGATCTCCAGGTCTTCTTCGAGCCCAAGGTGGACGGCAACCACAGCGCCACGCTCACGCTCATCTCCAGCGATCCGTTCACCCCGGAGCGCACCATCCTCCTCACGGCGCGGGCCCGCGCCAGCGGCCCGTGTGTCTTCGAGCTCACGCCGCAGCCGGCCCTGGACTTCGGCAACGTGGTGCCGGGACGAGGCGCGGTGCTGGGCTTCCGCATCGGCAACCCCAACCGGGCCGAGTGCGCGGTGAAGGACCTGCACATCTCCAACAACGCGGGCGGGGCCTTCTTCATGCCTGGCGGGCGGATCGACGGCGGCATCCTCCCGTACGACACGGCCTTCAGCGCCCAGGTGGCCTTCCGGCCGCCCACGGCGGGCACCTACGAGGGCGAGCTGCGGCTGACGGTGAACAACCCCAATCAGCCCACGGTGACGCTGCCCCTGCGGGGCGTGTCCCAGACGAGCTGCCTGGTCGCCGCGCCGTCCTTCGTGGACTTCGGGCCCATCCGGTACGACTGCCAGACGCAGCCGCGCAAGACGCTCATCTCCAACCGGTGCTCCCAGCCCATCACCGTCACCTCGGCGGAGATCGGCGCCGGCACCAGCACCCAGTTCCAGCTGGCCAACCCCCTGGGGGCGCCGCGCACGCTCGCCCCGGGCGAGGGCTTCGAGCTGGAGGTGACGTACTCGCGCACCGTGCTCGGCCAGCACTACAGCCCGCTCTTCCTGCGGGCCGACAGCGAGCCGCACCCCTTCCTCGTGCCGCTCCTGGCCGAGACGAACCACGAGGGCATCCAGCTCGACCAGTTCACCCAGGGCACGGACAGCCAGCTCGACGTCCTCTTCGTGGTCTCCAACACGACGACCATGGCGCCCTACCAGCAGCGGCTGAAGGCGGCCCTGCCCGGGTGGCTGGAGCACGCCCGGCAGGCGGGGGTGGACGTGCGCGCGGGCGTCACCAGCACGGGCCTGGTGGCCCGGGGCCCCACGTGTGGCGGTGGCGCGCAGGGAGGCGAGGCAGGCCGGCTCTTCCCGGTGGACGGCACCCGCTCCCGCGTGGTGAGCAGCACCTCGCCCACCTCGGCCCAGACGCTCCAGTCCAACGTGGAGGTGGGCGTGTGTCACAACCTGGTCCAGGGTCTGGAGACGACGCGGCAGGCGCTCTCCTCCCCGCTGGTGGACAGCGTGGACGATGTGCGCACACCGCAGCCCAATGACGGCAACCTCGGGTTGATCCGCGACACGGCCCGGCTGGCGGTGGTGACCCTCGCCGACGAGGACGACCACTCGGGCTTCGCCCCGGACAGTTACATCCAGTTCCTCCAGGCCATGAAGGGCCCGGGGATGACCCACCGCACCCAGTTCTACGCCCTGGTGCCCACCGATGGGCGGTGCAGCACCGCCGGGGATTCCGGGGAACGCTTCTCGGCGGTGGCCCGGGCCACCGGCGGCGCGGTCGACTCGGTGTGCTTGGGCAACTACGGGCCCTTCCTGGAGGGCCTCATCCGCCGCGCCGGAGAGCCCCAGGCCGACTTCCCCCTCACCGCCGAGCCCTCCAGCACCAGCGAGATGACGGTGCGGGTGCAGGGGCGGACGCTGGACCCATCGCTCTGGACCTATGACGGTGCGCGAAATGTCATCGTCTTCAAGTCCGGTTCGGTGCCTCAGACAGGGCAAAACATCCAGATTCGCTACAGGAGTGTCTGCCAGGGCCTCTGA
- a CDS encoding xanthine dehydrogenase family protein molybdopterin-binding subunit produces MSSKLIGPALSRVDGRLKVTGKATYAAEYNPPGMVYAAIVQSTVPRGSVLRMQTTEAERAPGVLAVLTPRNTPKLPGADKYVANPIMPRLAAMQDSEVLYNGQPIGVVVADSFERATHAASLVRTFYVEKPAALDIEAGFASAEPAPGNFGAPPPGHTRGDVTAALAAASTRVDATYTTPTENHNPMEPHAAIAVWDDAEHLTLYDANQGVHFVRMFLSQLFGLVPDNVRIISRYVGGGFGCKALPWSHSILSVLAAKAVGRPVKLVLTRQQMFSLVGYRPQTIQKVELAANAQGKLTALRHTGFSETSEKDGFSEPFTNTSNMLYACPNVHTSQKVVRLNAGTPTFMRGPGESPGTFALESALDELAHSLKMDPLELRRINHADKDPEHNRPWTSKSLLECYRVGAERFGWKKRPLQPRATRDGEVLIGSGMATALFPAMRFPCVAVTRVLADGSAVVQCAAADIGTGAYTVFAQVAADALGLPLEKVRMELGDTTLPLGPLAGGSASTASASPAIQSASTQARQQLVKLAIEDTGSPLHGLAAQDVLAENGRLLSRKDKNKGETYAQILARKQLPHVEGKADSTPTPPDQQKHSGYAFGAHFVEVRVDEALGTVRISRFVTSMAAGRILNAKTARSQILGGVIFGLGMALTEETLRDPRLGRVMTADLADYHLPVHADVPDIDVHFVEEMDPHVNAMGIKGIGEIGTTGVAAAVANAVFHATGKRVRELPITLDKLL; encoded by the coding sequence ATGAGCAGCAAACTCATTGGTCCGGCCCTGAGCCGGGTGGATGGCCGGCTGAAGGTCACCGGCAAGGCGACCTACGCCGCCGAGTACAACCCGCCAGGCATGGTCTACGCGGCCATCGTCCAGAGCACGGTGCCCCGCGGCAGCGTGCTGCGCATGCAGACCACCGAGGCGGAGCGGGCTCCGGGCGTGCTGGCGGTGCTCACCCCGCGCAACACGCCCAAGCTGCCCGGCGCGGACAAGTACGTGGCCAACCCCATCATGCCCCGGCTGGCGGCCATGCAAGACAGCGAGGTGCTCTACAACGGCCAGCCCATCGGCGTGGTGGTGGCCGACTCGTTCGAGCGCGCCACGCACGCCGCCTCGCTCGTGCGCACCTTCTACGTGGAAAAGCCCGCGGCGCTGGACATCGAGGCGGGCTTCGCGAGCGCGGAGCCGGCCCCGGGCAACTTCGGCGCCCCTCCGCCCGGGCACACCCGAGGGGACGTGACGGCGGCGCTGGCGGCGGCGTCCACGCGCGTGGACGCCACGTACACCACCCCCACCGAGAACCACAACCCCATGGAGCCCCATGCCGCCATCGCGGTCTGGGACGACGCCGAGCACCTCACCCTGTACGACGCCAACCAGGGGGTCCACTTCGTCCGGATGTTCCTCTCGCAGCTGTTCGGACTGGTCCCGGACAACGTGCGCATCATCTCGCGCTACGTGGGCGGCGGATTTGGCTGCAAGGCGCTGCCCTGGTCCCACAGCATCCTGAGCGTCCTGGCCGCCAAGGCCGTGGGCCGCCCGGTGAAGCTGGTGCTCACCCGCCAGCAGATGTTCTCCCTGGTGGGGTACCGGCCGCAGACGATCCAGAAGGTGGAGCTGGCCGCCAACGCCCAGGGCAAGCTCACCGCCCTGCGCCACACGGGCTTCTCGGAAACCTCCGAGAAGGATGGCTTCTCCGAGCCCTTCACCAACACCTCCAACATGCTGTACGCGTGCCCCAACGTGCACACGTCCCAGAAGGTGGTGCGGTTGAACGCGGGCACGCCCACCTTCATGCGCGGCCCCGGCGAGTCGCCCGGCACCTTCGCGCTCGAGAGCGCCCTGGACGAGCTCGCCCACTCGCTGAAGATGGATCCGCTGGAATTGCGGCGCATCAACCACGCGGACAAGGATCCCGAGCACAACCGGCCCTGGACCAGCAAGTCCCTGCTGGAGTGCTACCGCGTGGGCGCCGAGCGCTTCGGCTGGAAGAAGCGCCCGCTCCAGCCCCGCGCCACCCGGGATGGGGAGGTGCTCATCGGCTCGGGCATGGCCACCGCGCTGTTTCCCGCCATGCGCTTCCCGTGCGTCGCCGTGACCCGCGTGCTGGCCGACGGCTCCGCGGTCGTGCAGTGCGCCGCCGCGGACATCGGAACGGGGGCCTACACGGTCTTCGCCCAGGTGGCCGCCGACGCCCTGGGACTGCCCCTGGAGAAGGTCCGCATGGAGCTGGGCGACACGACGCTCCCCCTGGGACCGCTCGCCGGCGGCTCGGCCAGCACCGCCTCCGCCTCGCCCGCCATCCAGTCCGCCTCGACCCAGGCCCGCCAGCAACTGGTGAAGCTGGCCATCGAGGACACGGGCTCGCCCCTGCACGGGCTCGCCGCGCAGGACGTGCTCGCCGAGAACGGGAGGCTCCTCTCGCGCAAGGACAAGAACAAGGGGGAAACCTACGCCCAGATCCTCGCGCGCAAGCAGCTGCCCCACGTGGAGGGCAAGGCGGACTCCACCCCCACGCCTCCGGATCAGCAGAAGCACTCCGGCTACGCCTTCGGCGCCCACTTCGTCGAGGTGCGCGTGGATGAGGCGCTGGGCACGGTGCGCATCAGCCGCTTCGTGACGTCCATGGCCGCCGGCCGCATCCTCAACGCCAAGACGGCGCGCAGCCAGATCCTCGGCGGCGTCATCTTCGGCCTCGGCATGGCGCTCACCGAGGAGACGCTGAGAGATCCCCGCCTGGGGCGCGTCATGACGGCGGACCTGGCCGACTACCACCTGCCCGTGCACGCGGACGTGCCCGACATCGACGTGCACTTCGTCGAGGAGATGGATCCCCACGTCAACGCCATGGGCATCAAGGGCATTGGCGAGATTGGCACCACTGGCGTCGCCGCCGCCGTGGCCAACGCCGTCTTCCACGCCACCGGCAAGCGCGTCCGGGAGCTGCCCATCACCCTGGACAAGCTGTTGTAG
- a CDS encoding serine/threonine protein kinase, whose amino-acid sequence MGQIYLARQKGPVGFQKLLVVKRLLPHLSEEEEFIQMFLDEARIAALLNHPNIAQIYELGDVDGIYFIAMEYVHGEAIAEVNKRAIQRKGLMPLALKCRVIADAAAGLDAAHHARSPSGRKLALIHRDVSPQNVLVGFNGCVKIIDFGVAKAAGKLAQTVVGTIKGKHAYMSPEQARGEPLDHRSDVFGLGTVFYELLTQTRLFKRDSELATLKAVVGAKVAPPSEVTPGIPKALDALVLKALARNRDERFATAGELQLAIEDFLVKHQLPGTTAHLAAFMRELYAEELEEEFSNEPTIIAYDPRLTAGRKAPPSGEEPSGPTTAVPTPKAPAAKSVPPARVPKSMQGTEQKETSRKTTVPPRGGKGDK is encoded by the coding sequence ATGGGGCAGATCTATCTGGCCCGCCAGAAGGGGCCGGTGGGGTTCCAGAAGCTGCTGGTGGTGAAGCGGCTCTTGCCCCACCTCTCCGAAGAGGAAGAGTTCATCCAGATGTTCCTGGACGAGGCGCGCATCGCGGCGCTCCTCAACCACCCGAACATCGCCCAGATCTACGAGCTGGGAGATGTCGACGGCATCTACTTCATCGCCATGGAGTACGTGCACGGCGAGGCCATCGCCGAGGTGAACAAGCGGGCCATCCAGCGCAAGGGCCTCATGCCGCTGGCGCTCAAGTGCCGCGTCATCGCCGACGCCGCCGCGGGCCTGGACGCCGCCCACCACGCGCGCAGCCCCTCGGGCCGCAAGCTGGCGCTGATTCACCGGGACGTGTCCCCGCAGAACGTGCTGGTGGGTTTCAACGGCTGCGTGAAGATCATCGACTTCGGGGTGGCCAAGGCCGCCGGCAAGCTCGCGCAGACGGTGGTGGGCACCATCAAGGGCAAGCACGCATACATGTCCCCCGAGCAGGCCCGGGGCGAGCCCCTGGATCACCGCTCGGACGTGTTCGGCCTGGGCACCGTGTTTTACGAGCTGCTGACCCAAACGCGCCTGTTCAAGCGCGACTCGGAGCTGGCCACCCTCAAGGCCGTGGTGGGCGCGAAGGTGGCGCCCCCCTCGGAGGTGACGCCCGGCATTCCCAAGGCGTTGGACGCGCTGGTGCTCAAGGCCCTGGCACGCAACCGCGACGAGCGCTTCGCCACCGCGGGCGAGCTGCAACTGGCCATCGAGGACTTCCTCGTCAAGCACCAGCTGCCCGGCACCACCGCGCACCTGGCCGCCTTCATGCGCGAGCTGTACGCCGAGGAGCTGGAGGAGGAGTTCTCCAACGAGCCCACCATCATCGCGTATGACCCGCGCCTGACGGCCGGCCGCAAGGCCCCGCCTTCCGGCGAGGAGCCCTCGGGCCCGACCACGGCGGTGCCCACGCCCAAGGCCCCCGCCGCCAAGAGCGTGCCCCCGGCCCGCGTGCCCAAGTCGATGCAGGGCACGGAGCAGAAGGAGACCTCCCGGAAGACCACCGTGCCGCCCCGGGGCGGCAAGGGCGACAAGTAG
- a CDS encoding alpha/beta fold hydrolase: MPPSFEPHSISAHGLALHVRQRHPAGTRAVLFLHGWLDHSRSFDWVLEHLPDTWRLILLDFRGMGRSEHVPPGGSYSFSDYLLDVECTLDGLGLETVHLVGHSLGGVVGAAYAAARPQRIQSLTLIESLGPLGGPPEAALERLRGFLDDARRPPHRKRYASVEEAAARLRENNPSLTEAASLHLARYGTEPLEGGVVFRFDPLHRRRFGLGFDEAQWLAILGALSCPVQVLHGSHGLSFEDAQTRARLAALRSPLPLTLSGGHHVHMEQPEAVARALEHFIR; this comes from the coding sequence GTGCCCCCATCCTTCGAGCCCCACAGCATCTCCGCCCACGGCCTTGCCCTTCACGTCCGCCAGCGCCATCCGGCGGGCACGCGGGCCGTCTTGTTCCTCCACGGCTGGCTGGACCACTCGCGCAGCTTCGACTGGGTGCTGGAGCACCTGCCGGACACCTGGCGGCTCATCCTGCTCGACTTCCGGGGCATGGGGCGCAGCGAGCACGTGCCCCCGGGGGGCAGCTACTCCTTCTCGGACTACCTGCTCGATGTGGAGTGCACGCTCGATGGGCTCGGTCTGGAGACGGTCCACCTCGTGGGCCACTCGCTCGGGGGCGTCGTCGGCGCCGCCTACGCCGCGGCCCGCCCCCAGCGCATCCAGAGCCTGACCCTCATCGAGAGCCTGGGCCCCCTGGGAGGCCCACCGGAAGCGGCGCTGGAACGCCTGCGCGGCTTCCTGGACGACGCGCGCCGCCCGCCCCACCGCAAGCGCTACGCCAGCGTGGAGGAGGCCGCGGCGCGCCTGCGGGAGAACAACCCGTCCCTTACCGAGGCCGCCTCGCTGCACCTGGCCCGCTACGGCACGGAGCCCCTGGAGGGGGGGGTCGTCTTCCGGTTTGATCCGCTGCACCGTCGGCGCTTCGGCCTCGGCTTCGATGAGGCCCAGTGGCTCGCCATCCTGGGCGCCCTCTCCTGTCCGGTGCAGGTGCTCCACGGCAGCCATGGCCTGTCCTTCGAGGATGCGCAGACGCGGGCGCGGCTCGCCGCCCTGCGCTCGCCCCTGCCACTCACCCTCTCGGGAGGCCACCATGTCCACATGGAACAGCCCGAGGCCGTGGCCCGGGCCCTGGAACATTTCATCCGCTGA
- a CDS encoding phosphate/phosphite/phosphonate ABC transporter substrate-binding protein → MSVNPPSPARSPFRFELPPSLGSEGVRERADRLMSFLQGALARPVEVSVAASYEVLAKDLLSGRADAAWAPPFVCARTEAMGVRVLVRGVRLGLSSYRSALVCKVGAGLSVERLKGLPAAWVDRDAVAGYLLPIAYLKSQGVEPARTFSTQHFAGSYRGALEAVLSGTAAVASIFCPPASTGLSFTAGIEKVLGPSAGDKFELLAYTEEAPNDGVPVSMGVPSLVAGKLEETLLGLQETPEGQALLSGVFSADRFEPAPRMGYRALYRVALASL, encoded by the coding sequence ATGTCCGTCAACCCCCCTTCCCCGGCCCGTAGCCCGTTCCGTTTCGAGCTGCCGCCCTCCCTGGGCAGCGAGGGCGTGCGGGAGCGCGCGGACCGGCTCATGTCCTTCCTCCAGGGGGCGCTGGCCCGGCCCGTGGAGGTGAGCGTGGCCGCCAGCTACGAGGTGCTGGCCAAGGATCTGCTCTCCGGGCGCGCGGACGCCGCGTGGGCGCCGCCGTTCGTGTGTGCCCGCACGGAGGCCATGGGCGTGCGCGTGCTGGTGCGAGGCGTGCGCCTGGGCCTGTCCTCCTACCGGTCGGCCCTCGTCTGCAAGGTGGGCGCGGGGCTGTCCGTGGAGCGCCTCAAGGGGCTGCCCGCGGCCTGGGTGGACCGGGATGCCGTGGCCGGCTACCTGCTGCCCATCGCCTACCTGAAGTCGCAGGGCGTGGAGCCTGCGCGGACGTTCTCCACCCAGCACTTCGCGGGCTCCTACCGGGGGGCGCTGGAGGCGGTGCTCTCGGGGACGGCGGCCGTGGCGAGCATCTTCTGCCCGCCGGCCTCCACGGGCCTGTCCTTCACCGCGGGGATCGAGAAGGTCCTGGGGCCCTCCGCGGGCGATAAGTTCGAGCTCCTCGCCTACACCGAGGAGGCGCCCAACGATGGGGTGCCGGTGTCCATGGGAGTCCCTTCGCTGGTCGCGGGCAAGCTGGAGGAGACGCTGCTCGGCTTGCAGGAGACCCCCGAAGGCCAGGCGCTGCTCTCGGGCGTCTTCAGCGCGGATCGCTTCGAGCCCGCCCCCCGCATGGGCTACCGCGCCCTGTACCGGGTGGCCCTGGCCAGCCTGTAG
- a CDS encoding FAD binding domain-containing protein — MHPFHYEQPQELGSSVDRVSRAQEASFLAGGTGLLDLMKLGVETPALLVDVRKLPLAQIQELPDGGVRLGALARNSDVAHHPLIRERYPVLSEALLAGASGQIRNMATVGGNIMQRTRCSYFRDTSTPCNKRTPGSGCSALEGINRGHAVLGVSESCIATHPSDMCVPLAALGATVRIQGPKGERTVPFTDFHLLPGTTPQRETVLEHGELVLSVDVPALPAAKRSLYIKVRDRASYAFALTSVAAILEVEGGVIRQVRLALGGVGTKPWRALAAEQKLMGQAPSPPLYREAAQAALEGAKAREHNGFKVELAQRTIVRALTTLGGRS, encoded by the coding sequence ATGCATCCCTTTCACTATGAACAGCCGCAGGAGCTGGGCTCCAGCGTGGACCGTGTCAGCCGCGCGCAGGAGGCGAGCTTCCTCGCCGGTGGCACCGGCCTGCTGGATCTGATGAAGCTCGGGGTGGAGACCCCCGCCCTGCTGGTGGACGTGCGCAAGCTGCCGCTCGCCCAGATCCAGGAACTTCCCGATGGGGGCGTGCGCCTGGGCGCCCTGGCGCGCAACAGCGACGTGGCCCACCACCCGCTCATCCGCGAGCGCTACCCGGTGCTCTCCGAGGCCCTGCTGGCGGGCGCCTCGGGGCAGATCCGCAACATGGCCACCGTGGGTGGCAACATCATGCAGCGCACCCGCTGCTCGTACTTCCGCGACACCTCCACGCCCTGTAACAAGCGCACCCCCGGCTCGGGCTGCTCGGCCCTGGAGGGCATCAACCGCGGCCACGCCGTGCTGGGCGTGAGTGAGTCCTGCATCGCCACCCACCCCTCGGACATGTGCGTGCCCCTGGCCGCCCTGGGCGCCACCGTGCGCATCCAGGGCCCCAAGGGGGAGCGCACCGTGCCCTTCACCGACTTCCACCTGCTGCCGGGCACCACGCCCCAGCGGGAGACGGTGCTGGAGCACGGCGAGTTGGTGCTCTCGGTGGACGTGCCCGCGCTGCCCGCCGCGAAGCGCTCGCTCTACATCAAGGTGCGGGACCGGGCCTCCTATGCCTTCGCGCTCACCTCGGTGGCCGCCATCCTGGAGGTGGAAGGCGGCGTCATCCGGCAGGTGCGCCTGGCGCTGGGAGGCGTGGGCACCAAGCCCTGGCGCGCCCTGGCCGCCGAGCAGAAGCTGATGGGCCAGGCCCCCTCGCCCCCGCTGTATCGGGAGGCCGCCCAGGCGGCGCTCGAGGGCGCCAAGGCCCGCGAGCACAATGGATTCAAGGTGGAGCTGGCGCAGCGGACCATCGTGCGCGCCCTCACAACGCTGGGAGGCCGCTCATGA